A window from Vulpes vulpes isolate BD-2025 chromosome 9, VulVul3, whole genome shotgun sequence encodes these proteins:
- the SETD5 gene encoding histone-lysine N-methyltransferase SETD5 isoform X19 gives MSRGKVIRLHRRKQDNISGGDSSATESWDEELSPSTVLYTATQHTPTSITLTVRRTKPKKRKKSPEKGRAVAKTKKIKAFREGSRKSLRMKNSPSEAQNLDENTTEGWENRIRLWTDQYEEAFTNQYSADVQNALEQHLHSSKEFVGKPAILDTINKTELACNNTVIGSQMQLQLGRVTRVQKHRKILRAARDLALDTLIIEYRGKVMLRQQFEVNGHFFKKPYPFVLFYSKFNGVEMCVDARTFGNDARFIRRSCTPNAEVRHMIADGMIHLCIYAVSAITKDAEVTIAFDYEYSNCNYKVDCACHKGNRNCPIQKRNPNAAEPPLPPPPSLPTIGAETRRRKARRKELEMEQQNEAPEEDNNQQPEQVPEKATVSSDHEEIDNPEEKEEEKEEVTDDQENPAHSRRTREDRKVEAIMHAFENLEKRKKRRDQPLEQSSSDIEITTTTSEAPVGEEAKTEAPESEVSNPASNMAIPSTPQSVGVNTRRSSQAGDIAAEKPVPKPPPAKPSRPRPKSRISRYRTSSAQRLKRQKQAIAQQAELSQAALEEGGNNSSVTPTEAGNIDSSGENRQLMGSDPTVLSVTGSHVNRAAPKYPKTKKYLVTEWLNDKAEKQECPVECPLRITTDPTVLATTLNMLPGLIHSPLICTTPKHYIRFGSPFIPERRRRPLLPDGTFSSCKKRWIKQALEEGMTQTSSVPQETRTQHLYQSNENSNSSNICKDNADLLSPLKKWKSRYLMEQNVTKLLRPLSPVTPPPPNPGSKSPPLTTSGPSHSEEECRNGYSLMFSPITSLTTASRCNTPLQFELCHRKDLDLTKVGYLDSNTNSCADRPSLINSGPSDLATHPSIGPPSETGFPSRSGDGHQTLARNSDQAFRTEFNLMYAYSPLNAMPRADGLYRGSPLVGDRKPLHLDGGYCSPAEGFPSRYEHGFMKDLSRGSMSPGSERTCEGVPSAPQNPPQRKKVSLLEYRKRKQEAKENSGGGGDSAQSKSKSAGAGQGSSNSLSDTGAHGVQGSSTRTPSSPHKKFSPSHSSMSHMEAVSPSDSRGTSSHCRPQENISSRWMVPTSVERLREGGSIPKVLRSSVRVAQKGEPSPTWESNITEKDSDPTDGEGPETLSSALSKGAAVYSPSRYSYQLLQCDSPRTESQSLLQQSSSPFRGHPTQSPGYSYRTTALRPGNPPSHGSSESSLSSTSYSSPAHPVSTDSLAPFTGTPGYYSSQPHSGNSTGSSLPRRSCPSSAASPTPQGPSDSPTSDSVSQSSTGTLSSTSFPQNSRSSLPSDLRTINLPSAGQSAAYQASRVSAVSNSQHYPHRGSGGVHQYRLQPLQGSGVKTQTGLS, from the exons atgagcagggggaaggtTATTAGACTTCATCGGCGGAAGCAGGACAACATATCAG GTGGGGATAGCAGTGCAACAGAAAGCTGGGATGAGGAGCTTTCTCCCTCCACTGTGTTGTACACAGCAACACAGCACACACCTACAAGCATCACCTTAACTGTTAGAAGAACCAAACCCAAGAAGCGGAAGAAGAGTCCAGAAAAGGGTCGTGCAGTAGCAAAGACGAAGAAAATCAAG GCATTTCGAGAGGGATCCCGGAAGTCCTTGCGGATGAAG AATTCTCCTTCTGAAGCACAGAATTTAGATGAGAATACAACTGAGGGATGGGAAAATCGGATAAGACTGTGGACTGATCAGTATGAAGAAGCTTTCACTAATCAGTACAGTGCAGATGTACAGAACGCCCTTGAACAACATCTACATTCTAGCAAGGAATTTGTGGGCAAACCTGCTATTTTAGACACTATTAATAAGACTGAATTGGCCTGTAATAATACAGTTATTGGTTCCCAAATGCAG CTACAGTTGGGAAGAGTCACTCGTGTTCAGAAACACCGGAAGATCCTTAGAGCTGCAAGAGACTTGGCTCTGGACACTCTTATAATAGAGTATCGAGGGAAAGTCATGTTGCGACAGCAATTTGAGGTCAATGGGCATTTCTTCAAAAA ACCATACCCCTTTGTGCTCTTCTACTCAAAATTCAATGGTGTAGAGATGTGTGTGGATGCACGTACTTTCGGTAATGATGCTCGGTTCATCAGAAGATCGTGTACGCCAAATGCAGAG GTGCGACACATGATTGCAGATGGGATGATTCACCTATGTATCTATGCAGTGTCTGCCATCACCAAGGATGCTGAGGTCACCATAGCGTTTGATTATGAGTACAGTAATTG TAATTATAAAGTGGACTGTGCATGTCACAAGGGGAACCGGAATTGCCCTATACAGAAAAGGAATCCCAATGCCGCAGAACCACCACTCCCACCTCCTCCAAGCTTACCCACCATCGGAGCAGAGACAAGACGTAGAAAAGCTCGACGGAAAGAGTTAGAGATGGAGCAGCAGAATGAGGCTCCAGAAGAGGATAACAATCAGCAACCAGAACAAGTTCCTGAGAAAGCAACTGTGTCCAGTGACCATGAG GAAATAGACAAtccagaggaaaaagaagaagagaaagaagaggttaCAGATGACCAGGAGAACCCAGCTCATAGCAGAAGG ACCCGGGAAGATAGAAAGGTTGAAGCCATCATGCATGCTTTTGAAaacttagagaaaagaaagaagcggCGGGATCAGCCATTGGAACAAAGCAGCTCTGACATAGAGATTACTACCACCACCTCAGAGGCCCCTGTGGGAGAAGAGGCAAAAACTGAAGCCCCTGAATCTGAAGTTAGCAACCCTGCTTCAAACATGGCCATCCCAAGCACTCCACAGAGTGTTGGTGTAAACACCCGGAGGTCTTCTCAAGCGGGG GATATTGCTGCAGAAAAACCAGTCCCCAAGCCACCTCCAGCGAAACCTTCTAGGCCCCGACCGAAGAGTCGAATTTCTCGGTACCGGACCAGTTCAGCCCAAAGACTAAAGCGTCAGAAGCAGGCCATTGCACAACAGGCAGAATTGTCACAAGCTGCCTtggaagagggaggaaataatAGCTCTGTAACTCCTACTGAAGCTGGAAATATAGACAGTTCAGGAGAAAACAGGCAATTAATGGGGTCTGACCCAACTGTGTTATCAGTTACTGGATCCCATGTCAACCGCGCTGCACCTAaataccccaaaaccaaaaag TATCTAGTTACAGAATGGTTGAATGACAAAGCAGAGAAGCAAGAATGCCCTGTTGAGTGCCCTTTACGTATCACCACGGACCCAACTGTACTGGCAACTACCCTGAACATGTTACCCGGTCTTATCCATTCCCCATTAATTTGCACCACCCCCAAACACTACATTCGCTTTGGCTCACCCTTTATCCCTGAGAGACGTCGAAGGCCCCTTCTGCCTGATGGCACCTTCAGCTCCTGTAAAAAG CGCTGGATAAAGCAAGCCTTGGAAGAAGGGATGACTCAAACATCATCTGTACCCCAAGAGACTAGAACTCAGCACCTATACCAAAGTAATGAGAATAGTAACTCTTCTAATATCTGCAAAGATAATGCAG ATCTATTGAGCCCATTAAAGAAATGGAAGTCTCGATATTTGATGGAGCAGAATGTCACCAAGTTACTGAGGCCTCTTTCTCCAGTCACACCACCCCCTCCCAATCCAGGCTCAAAGAGCCCCCCACTGACCACATCTGGCCCATCTCACTCAGAAGAGGAGTGTCGAAATGGATACAGCCTCATGTTCTCACCAATCACGTCTCTTACTACTGCTAGTCGCTGCAATACTCCTCTGCAGTTTGAG ctTTGTCACCGAAAAGACCTGGACTTGACAAAAGTAGGCTACCTTGACTCCAACACTAACAGCTGTGCTGACAGACCTTCCCTGATCAACTCAGGTCCTTCTGACCTGGCTACTCATCCTTCTATCGGGCCCCCCTCTGAGACTGGCTTTCCAAGCAGGAGTGGAGATGGACATCAAACCCTTGCAAGGAACTCGGACCAGGCATTTCGGACAGAGTTTAACTTAATGTACGCCTACTCCCCATTGAACGCTATGCCTCGAGCTGATGGATTATATCGAGGGTCTCCCCTAGTAGGGGATAGGAAACCTTTACATTTGGATGGGGGATATTGTTCCCCTGCAGAAGGGTTTCCCAGCAGATATGAACATGGTTTTATGAAAGACCTCTCTCGTGGATCCATGTCACCTGGCAGTGAGAGGACTTGTGAAGGAGTCCCATCTGCCCCCCAGAACCCACCACAGAGGAAAAAG GTATCCCTGCTGGAGTACCGCAAACGGAAACAAGAAGCCAAGGAGAATTCTGGTGGGGGAGGTGACTCTGCACAGAGCAAAAGCAAGTCTGCAGGAGCTGGGCAAGGCAGCAGTAACTCACTTTCTGACACTGGTGCCCATGGTGTGCAGGGATCCTCAACCCGAACCCCATCTTCCCCTCACAAAAAATTCTCCCCATCTCATTCCTCTATGTCCCATATGGAGGCGGTAAGCCCATCAGATTCCAGAGGCACTTCATCTCACTGCAGACCTCAAGAGAATATCAGCAGTAGGTG GATGGTTCCCACATCGGTGGAACGACTCCGAGAAGGAGGGAGTATTCCCAAGGTCCTCCGAAGCAGTGTGAGGGTGGCCCAAAAAGGAGAGCCTTCTCCCACTTGGGAGAGTAATATCACAGAGAAAGACTCAG ACCCTACAGATGGAGAAGGCCCAGAGACACTGAGCTCAGCACTCTCTAAAGGAGCAGCCGTTTACAGCCCTTCCAGATACAGCTACCAG CTCCTGCAGTGTGATAGTCCACGGACAGAATCACAAAGCCTCCTTCAGCAGAGTTCCTCCCCCTTTAGAGGACATCCCACCCAATCTCCAGGATACAGTTATCGAACTACTGCACTGAGACCTGGAAATCCCCCCTCTCACGGTTCTTCAGAATCCTCCCTCTCTTCTACGTCCTATTCCAGCCCCGCCCACCCTGTATCCACAGACTCGTTGGCCCCATTTACGGGGACACCAGGGTATTATAGCAGCCAGCCACATTCTGGAAACAGCACTGGCAGCAGTCTTCCAAGGAGGAGCTGCCCTTCTAGTGCTGCTAGCCCTACCCCACAGGGCCCCTCAGACTCACCGACCTCAGACTCGGTCTCCCAGTCCAGCACAGGAACTCTGAGTTCCACCTCCTTCCCTCAGAACTCTAGGTCATCATTGCCATCAGACTTACGGACTATCAATCTGCCCAGTGCTGGGCAGTCCGCTGCCTACCAGGCCTCCAGGGTATCTGCGGTTTCCAATTCACAGCACTACCCACACCGTGGGAGTGGGGGTGTGCACCAGTACCGACTCCAGCCGCTGCAAGGGTCAGGAGTCAAGACTCAGACAGGACTTTCCTAG
- the SETD5 gene encoding histone-lysine N-methyltransferase SETD5 isoform X15: MEVLRDPIKKNSSESKPAQSGFSRGNSLLSCPESVEASPAVNEKSVYSTHNYGTTQRHGCRGLPYATIIPRSDLNGLPSPVEERCGDSPNSEGETVPTWCPCGLSQDGFLLNCDKCRGMSRGKVIRLHRRKQDNISGGDSSATESWDEELSPSTVLYTATQHTPTSITLTVRRTKPKKRKKSPEKGRAVAKTKKIKNSPSEAQNLDENTTEGWENRIRLWTDQYEEAFTNQYSADVQNALEQHLHSSKEFVGKPAILDTINKTELACNNTVIGSQMQLQLGRVTRVQKHRKILRAARDLALDTLIIEYRGKVMLRQQFEVNGHFFKKPYPFVLFYSKFNGVEMCVDARTFGNDARFIRRSCTPNAEVRHMIADGMIHLCIYAVSAITKDAEVTIAFDYEYSNCNYKVDCACHKGNRNCPIQKRNPNAAEPPLPPPPSLPTIGAETRRRKARRKELEMEQQNEAPEEDNNQQPEQVPEKATVSSDHEEIDNPEEKEEEKEEVTDDQENPAHSRRTREDRKVEAIMHAFENLEKRKKRRDQPLEQSSSDIEITTTTSEAPVGEEAKTEAPESEVSNPASNMAIPSTPQSVGVNTRRSSQAGDIAAEKPVPKPPPAKPSRPRPKSRISRYRTSSAQRLKRQKQAIAQQAELSQAALEEGGNNSSVTPTEAGNIDSSGENRQLMGSDPTVLSVTGSHVNRAAPKYPKTKKYLVTEWLNDKAEKQECPVECPLRITTDPTVLATTLNMLPGLIHSPLICTTPKHYIRFGSPFIPERRRRPLLPDGTFSSCKKRWIKQALEEGMTQTSSVPQETRTQHLYQSNENSNSSNICKDNADLLSPLKKWKSRYLMEQNVTKLLRPLSPVTPPPPNPGSKSPPLTTSGPSHSEEECRNGYSLMFSPITSLTTASRCNTPLQFELCHRKDLDLTKVGYLDSNTNSCADRPSLINSGPSDLATHPSIGPPSETGFPSRSGDGHQTLARNSDQAFRTEFNLMYAYSPLNAMPRADGLYRGSPLVGDRKPLHLDGGYCSPAEGFPSRYEHGFMKDLSRGSMSPGSERTCEGVPSAPQNPPQRKKVSLLEYRKRKQEAKENSGGGGDSAQSKSKSAGAGQGSSNSLSDTGAHGVQGSSTRTPSSPHKKFSPSHSSMSHMEAVSPSDSRGTSSHCRPQENISSRWMVPTSVERLREGGSIPKVLRSSVRVAQKGEPSPTWESNITEKDSDPTDGEGPETLSSALSKGAAVYSPSRYSYQLLQCDSPRTESQSLLQQSSSPFRGHPTQSPGYSYRTTALRPGNPPSHGSSESSLSSTSYSSPAHPVSTDSLAPFTGTPGYYSSQPHSGNSTGSSLPRRSCPSSAASPTPQGPSDSPTSDSVSQSSTGTLSSTSFPQNSRSSLPSDLRTINLPSAGQSAAYQASRVSAVSNSQHYPHRGSGGVHQYRLQPLQGSGVKTQTGLS, translated from the exons ATGGAAGTATTAAGAGATCCAATTAAGAAGAATAGTTCTGAGTCTAAACCAGCCCAGAGTGGCTTCTCTAGGGgaaactccctgctcagctg CCCTGAATCTGTGGAGGCTAGTCCAGCAGTTAATGAGAAGAGCGTGTATTCCACTCATAATTATGGGACCACTCAGAGGCATGGGTGTCGAGGACTGCCTTATGCT ACGATCATCCCTCGTTCTGACCTGAATGGCCTGCCGTCGCCCGTAGAGGAACGCTGTGGAGACAGCCCGAACTCTGAAGGAGAGACTGTTCCTACCTGGTGTCCTTGTGGTCTTTCTCAGGATGGCTTCCTTCTCAACTGTGACAAGTGCAG gggaatgagcagggggaaggtTATTAGACTTCATCGGCGGAAGCAGGACAACATATCAG GTGGGGATAGCAGTGCAACAGAAAGCTGGGATGAGGAGCTTTCTCCCTCCACTGTGTTGTACACAGCAACACAGCACACACCTACAAGCATCACCTTAACTGTTAGAAGAACCAAACCCAAGAAGCGGAAGAAGAGTCCAGAAAAGGGTCGTGCAGTAGCAAAGACGAAGAAAATCAAG AATTCTCCTTCTGAAGCACAGAATTTAGATGAGAATACAACTGAGGGATGGGAAAATCGGATAAGACTGTGGACTGATCAGTATGAAGAAGCTTTCACTAATCAGTACAGTGCAGATGTACAGAACGCCCTTGAACAACATCTACATTCTAGCAAGGAATTTGTGGGCAAACCTGCTATTTTAGACACTATTAATAAGACTGAATTGGCCTGTAATAATACAGTTATTGGTTCCCAAATGCAG CTACAGTTGGGAAGAGTCACTCGTGTTCAGAAACACCGGAAGATCCTTAGAGCTGCAAGAGACTTGGCTCTGGACACTCTTATAATAGAGTATCGAGGGAAAGTCATGTTGCGACAGCAATTTGAGGTCAATGGGCATTTCTTCAAAAA ACCATACCCCTTTGTGCTCTTCTACTCAAAATTCAATGGTGTAGAGATGTGTGTGGATGCACGTACTTTCGGTAATGATGCTCGGTTCATCAGAAGATCGTGTACGCCAAATGCAGAG GTGCGACACATGATTGCAGATGGGATGATTCACCTATGTATCTATGCAGTGTCTGCCATCACCAAGGATGCTGAGGTCACCATAGCGTTTGATTATGAGTACAGTAATTG TAATTATAAAGTGGACTGTGCATGTCACAAGGGGAACCGGAATTGCCCTATACAGAAAAGGAATCCCAATGCCGCAGAACCACCACTCCCACCTCCTCCAAGCTTACCCACCATCGGAGCAGAGACAAGACGTAGAAAAGCTCGACGGAAAGAGTTAGAGATGGAGCAGCAGAATGAGGCTCCAGAAGAGGATAACAATCAGCAACCAGAACAAGTTCCTGAGAAAGCAACTGTGTCCAGTGACCATGAG GAAATAGACAAtccagaggaaaaagaagaagagaaagaagaggttaCAGATGACCAGGAGAACCCAGCTCATAGCAGAAGG ACCCGGGAAGATAGAAAGGTTGAAGCCATCATGCATGCTTTTGAAaacttagagaaaagaaagaagcggCGGGATCAGCCATTGGAACAAAGCAGCTCTGACATAGAGATTACTACCACCACCTCAGAGGCCCCTGTGGGAGAAGAGGCAAAAACTGAAGCCCCTGAATCTGAAGTTAGCAACCCTGCTTCAAACATGGCCATCCCAAGCACTCCACAGAGTGTTGGTGTAAACACCCGGAGGTCTTCTCAAGCGGGG GATATTGCTGCAGAAAAACCAGTCCCCAAGCCACCTCCAGCGAAACCTTCTAGGCCCCGACCGAAGAGTCGAATTTCTCGGTACCGGACCAGTTCAGCCCAAAGACTAAAGCGTCAGAAGCAGGCCATTGCACAACAGGCAGAATTGTCACAAGCTGCCTtggaagagggaggaaataatAGCTCTGTAACTCCTACTGAAGCTGGAAATATAGACAGTTCAGGAGAAAACAGGCAATTAATGGGGTCTGACCCAACTGTGTTATCAGTTACTGGATCCCATGTCAACCGCGCTGCACCTAaataccccaaaaccaaaaag TATCTAGTTACAGAATGGTTGAATGACAAAGCAGAGAAGCAAGAATGCCCTGTTGAGTGCCCTTTACGTATCACCACGGACCCAACTGTACTGGCAACTACCCTGAACATGTTACCCGGTCTTATCCATTCCCCATTAATTTGCACCACCCCCAAACACTACATTCGCTTTGGCTCACCCTTTATCCCTGAGAGACGTCGAAGGCCCCTTCTGCCTGATGGCACCTTCAGCTCCTGTAAAAAG CGCTGGATAAAGCAAGCCTTGGAAGAAGGGATGACTCAAACATCATCTGTACCCCAAGAGACTAGAACTCAGCACCTATACCAAAGTAATGAGAATAGTAACTCTTCTAATATCTGCAAAGATAATGCAG ATCTATTGAGCCCATTAAAGAAATGGAAGTCTCGATATTTGATGGAGCAGAATGTCACCAAGTTACTGAGGCCTCTTTCTCCAGTCACACCACCCCCTCCCAATCCAGGCTCAAAGAGCCCCCCACTGACCACATCTGGCCCATCTCACTCAGAAGAGGAGTGTCGAAATGGATACAGCCTCATGTTCTCACCAATCACGTCTCTTACTACTGCTAGTCGCTGCAATACTCCTCTGCAGTTTGAG ctTTGTCACCGAAAAGACCTGGACTTGACAAAAGTAGGCTACCTTGACTCCAACACTAACAGCTGTGCTGACAGACCTTCCCTGATCAACTCAGGTCCTTCTGACCTGGCTACTCATCCTTCTATCGGGCCCCCCTCTGAGACTGGCTTTCCAAGCAGGAGTGGAGATGGACATCAAACCCTTGCAAGGAACTCGGACCAGGCATTTCGGACAGAGTTTAACTTAATGTACGCCTACTCCCCATTGAACGCTATGCCTCGAGCTGATGGATTATATCGAGGGTCTCCCCTAGTAGGGGATAGGAAACCTTTACATTTGGATGGGGGATATTGTTCCCCTGCAGAAGGGTTTCCCAGCAGATATGAACATGGTTTTATGAAAGACCTCTCTCGTGGATCCATGTCACCTGGCAGTGAGAGGACTTGTGAAGGAGTCCCATCTGCCCCCCAGAACCCACCACAGAGGAAAAAG GTATCCCTGCTGGAGTACCGCAAACGGAAACAAGAAGCCAAGGAGAATTCTGGTGGGGGAGGTGACTCTGCACAGAGCAAAAGCAAGTCTGCAGGAGCTGGGCAAGGCAGCAGTAACTCACTTTCTGACACTGGTGCCCATGGTGTGCAGGGATCCTCAACCCGAACCCCATCTTCCCCTCACAAAAAATTCTCCCCATCTCATTCCTCTATGTCCCATATGGAGGCGGTAAGCCCATCAGATTCCAGAGGCACTTCATCTCACTGCAGACCTCAAGAGAATATCAGCAGTAGGTG GATGGTTCCCACATCGGTGGAACGACTCCGAGAAGGAGGGAGTATTCCCAAGGTCCTCCGAAGCAGTGTGAGGGTGGCCCAAAAAGGAGAGCCTTCTCCCACTTGGGAGAGTAATATCACAGAGAAAGACTCAG ACCCTACAGATGGAGAAGGCCCAGAGACACTGAGCTCAGCACTCTCTAAAGGAGCAGCCGTTTACAGCCCTTCCAGATACAGCTACCAG CTCCTGCAGTGTGATAGTCCACGGACAGAATCACAAAGCCTCCTTCAGCAGAGTTCCTCCCCCTTTAGAGGACATCCCACCCAATCTCCAGGATACAGTTATCGAACTACTGCACTGAGACCTGGAAATCCCCCCTCTCACGGTTCTTCAGAATCCTCCCTCTCTTCTACGTCCTATTCCAGCCCCGCCCACCCTGTATCCACAGACTCGTTGGCCCCATTTACGGGGACACCAGGGTATTATAGCAGCCAGCCACATTCTGGAAACAGCACTGGCAGCAGTCTTCCAAGGAGGAGCTGCCCTTCTAGTGCTGCTAGCCCTACCCCACAGGGCCCCTCAGACTCACCGACCTCAGACTCGGTCTCCCAGTCCAGCACAGGAACTCTGAGTTCCACCTCCTTCCCTCAGAACTCTAGGTCATCATTGCCATCAGACTTACGGACTATCAATCTGCCCAGTGCTGGGCAGTCCGCTGCCTACCAGGCCTCCAGGGTATCTGCGGTTTCCAATTCACAGCACTACCCACACCGTGGGAGTGGGGGTGTGCACCAGTACCGACTCCAGCCGCTGCAAGGGTCAGGAGTCAAGACTCAGACAGGACTTTCCTAG